The Bombus terrestris chromosome 4, iyBomTerr1.2, whole genome shotgun sequence genome has a window encoding:
- the LOC125384914 gene encoding uncharacterized protein LOC125384914 isoform X2, with translation MKWITVTGDLKGISSNWPGKTTEQKGSRSKSFRSNSFDVSTLHGAKSKLSGSSKAAISTFMAPSNWFTKRHQPMSKKPEDLVTPSLSLKLDKSKVVKAVKSYGTNTKSYGTTLEEPKWTLRYLVAQLRRC, from the exons atgaagtggataacggtaaccggagatctgaagggaatttcttcAAACTGGCCCGGAAAAACGACCGAACAGAAAGGAAGTCGATCGAAGAGCTTCCGTTCCAACAGCTTCGACGTGTCGACATTGCACGGAGCTAAAAGTAAGCTTAGCGGATCCTCGAAAGCCGCTATTTCGACCTTTATGGCACCGTCGAATTGGTTCACGAAGAGACACCAACCGATGTCGAAGAAGCCGGAAGATTTGGTAACGCCCAGTTTAAGTCTCAAGTTGGATAAATCGAAGGTAGTGAAGGCGGTGAAGTCGTATGGGACAAACACAAAGTCGTATGGGACAACACTAGAGGAACCAAAGTGGACGCTCAG GTATTTGGTAGCGCAATTGAGAAGATGTTAA
- the LOC125384924 gene encoding A disintegrin and metalloproteinase with thrombospondin motifs 12-like has product MTRSKLPSFLLATWLLGTIATKSRMSDFLQSLQEYEIVYPRVIPNESARNRRSTHEDRETWREYLHQEPVFLEISNWTLRTMANDRLILSSNFTVNWVRQGKTKSERRNAKANCDLRQGSLEGDASSFVVVTICEEEVYALMLIGQRSFFVQPLTNGQHVMFQPKNEKWWSIRNNSSFVSVNPENPAVEESKRKSKRSKRDSLSHDVQGFYNLSGDVFDVEYPEAEKLILYDEKDDVSTEYNDTIVEELSIDVNTEIGYFSGPKWQRNRLSKKRPTAKDSPPRWLELGIAADYSVVDFHGIRVQQYTLAPLNIVSAIYMDPSLESNMILVIVRMILYAEKRDVMVRRGDARRSLENVNKWNRKMLSSKDVNHDVAVWLTRLDIGGPSGYAPVSGVCYPARSCALNRDEGLTSAFIIAHEVAHM; this is encoded by the exons ATGACGCGATCGAAACTTCCCAGTTTTCTCCTCGCCACGTGGCTGCTCGGCACGATCGCTACTAAGTCGCGAATGAGCGACTTTCTGCAAAGCTTGCAGGAGTACGAGATCGTTTACCCTCGAGTGATCCCGAATGAGAGCGCGCGGAACAGAAGATCGACCCACGAAGACCGAGAAACTTGGCGCGAGTATCTCCACCAAGAGCCGGTGTTCCTCGAGATCAGCAACTGGACCTTAAGGACCATGGCCAACGATCGATTGATACTGTCGTCGAATTTCACCGTGAATTGGGTGCGCCAGGGTAAAACCAAGTCCGAGCGACGTAACGCCAAGGCGAACTGCGATCTTCGACAAGGCAGCTTGGAAGGAGACGCGAGTTCCTTCGTCGTCGTGACGATATGCGAAGAAGAAGTGTACGCCTTGATGTTGATCGGGCAGAGATCGTTCTTCGTTCAGCCGCTGACGAATGGCCAGCATGTGATGTTTCAGCCGAAAAACGAAAAGTGGTGGTCGATCAGGAATAATTCGAGCTTCGTGTCTGTGAATCCGGAAAATCCTGCAG TTGAAGAAAGTAAGAGAAAGTCGAAACGAAGCAAACGCGATTCCTTAAGCCACGATGTTCAgggattttataatctttccGGTGACGTCTTCGACGTGGAATACCCAGAAGCTGAGAAATTGATTCTGTACGATGAAAAAGACGATGTCTCCACAGAATACAACGATACAATAGTGGAAGAATTATCGATCGACGTAAATact GAAATTGGATACTTCTCTGGTCCTAAATGGCAAAGGAACAGATTATCAA AGAAAAGACCAACTGCTAAGGATTCGCCGCCACGATGGTTAGAGCTTGGAATAGCTGCTGATTACTCCGTGGTAGATTTTCATGGAATTCGAGTACAGCAATATACCTTGGCTCCTTTAAACATC GTCAGTGCAATTTACATGGACCCGTCGCTCGAATCCAACATGATTCTAGTGATCGTACGAATGATTTTATACGCGGAAAAACGAGACGTTATG GTCCGCCGTGGCGATGCCAGACGATCTCTCGAGAACGTTAACAAATGGAACAGAAAGATGCTGTCCTCGAAGGACGTAAATCACGATGTTGCTGTATGGTTGACGCGATTAGATATAGGAGGTCCTTCCGGTTACGCACCTGTGTCAGGAGTATGCTATCCCGCGAGATCGTGCGCGTTAAATCGAGACGAAGGCTTGACCAGCGCATTTATCATCGCTCACGAAGTAGCACACATGTGA
- the LOC125384921 gene encoding uncharacterized protein LOC125384921, protein SGQLLITEHRTHAASERANDLWCHQCDTMEDGERCANLTGNFTTFGHKCTGDKRTCMVKRFSYTTSTGDSMSSPQTWSVERKCTNKCDSGCIVVGERTKLSACTTCCEKSFCNIGTGAANDLTIRGIDLFLALVLQITLTIIMYPS, encoded by the exons TCAGGCCAACTGTTAATTACGGAACATCGAACTCACGCAGCGTCGGAACGAGCAAACGATTTATGGTGTCATCAGTGTGATACAATGGAAGATGGAGAGAGATGCGCCAATCTGACCGGAAACTTCACCACTTTCGGGCACAAGTGCACTGGTGATAAAAGGACCTGTATG GTAAAGCGATTTTCTTACACTACCAGCACCGGAGATTCAATGTCTAGTCCACAAACTTGGTCGGTGGAGAGAAAGTGTACTAACAAATGCGACTCCGGATGTATAGTGGTCGGTGAACGAACAAAACTCTCCGCTTGCACCACTTGCTGCGAGAAATCGTTTTGCAATATCGGTACCGGTGCTGCGAACGATCTGACGATAAGAGGGATCGATCTGTTTCTAGCTTtagtattacaaattacattaacaaTTATCATGTATCCGTCCTGA